Proteins from a single region of Candidatus Obscuribacterales bacterium:
- a CDS encoding energy transducer TonB, which translates to MKQGIAFAALSCSLMAQLAVAGATKDCQGKLVSSSATTEQPQLGSKTSHASIDKTNAENIGGNWIGHANSRDLDCSISLQMKQSNGRLEGTLTTVGKEGSAKHYLQGQFDSEQNMYVFKDIGVDLEWGAPGFCPTAVDKYELHLVEDGRKLVGTGHQRSERLWIALSREKPQIQNNGQLSTQNRFIQETSHQTKEQYVAPSFEKNDMAAPTKQVGNTAKSSTTNKLSKPFKIGPEAVSYMTAVERAIKKHWHPHMSLSSRLVTVDFQVNEDGSVSDLTLDDDSTPIDDYTEAAFDAIQKAAPFLPPPQKLVEAAYSDGESGVKIRFSFDYNRLHGPNNFYHSIPQPSPPMTPSFFNGSSGRATATSSSFAISR; encoded by the coding sequence GTGAAGCAAGGTATAGCTTTTGCTGCCTTATCGTGTTCACTGATGGCGCAATTAGCCGTTGCTGGAGCAACTAAAGACTGCCAAGGAAAATTAGTTAGTTCCTCTGCCACAACAGAGCAGCCACAGTTGGGTTCCAAGACTAGTCATGCATCGATTGACAAGACTAATGCTGAAAATATTGGTGGCAATTGGATCGGTCATGCTAATTCTCGAGACCTAGATTGTTCTATATCGTTGCAGATGAAACAGTCAAACGGAAGACTCGAAGGAACTTTGACGACAGTAGGCAAAGAAGGGTCAGCAAAGCACTATCTCCAAGGACAGTTTGATAGTGAACAAAACATGTATGTCTTCAAAGACATCGGAGTCGATTTAGAATGGGGCGCACCAGGATTTTGTCCAACAGCAGTGGACAAGTACGAATTACATTTGGTGGAAGATGGAAGAAAATTAGTTGGAACGGGACACCAACGCTCCGAGCGACTCTGGATTGCTTTGAGCAGAGAAAAACCTCAGATACAAAACAATGGCCAGTTATCCACGCAAAATAGATTTATTCAAGAAACGAGTCATCAAACAAAGGAGCAATATGTGGCTCCTTCTTTTGAGAAGAACGACATGGCGGCACCAACAAAGCAAGTGGGGAACACAGCAAAGAGTTCTACCACCAACAAACTCAGTAAGCCATTTAAGATTGGACCAGAGGCCGTTTCCTATATGACCGCTGTAGAAAGGGCAATCAAAAAGCACTGGCACCCACATATGAGTCTTTCCAGCAGGCTCGTCACTGTAGATTTTCAAGTAAATGAAGATGGTAGTGTGTCCGACTTAACGCTCGACGACGATTCGACTCCAATTGATGATTATACAGAGGCGGCATTTGATGCCATACAGAAAGCAGCACCATTTCTACCTCCTCCGCAAAAGCTTGTCGAAGCTGCCTATTCTGATGGCGAAAGTGGTGTCAAAATTCGATTTTCCTTTGATTACAACCGGTTGCATGGGCCAAACAACTTCTACCATTCAATACCACAACCATCTCCGCCAATGACTCCGTCCTTCTTTAACGGTAGTAGCGGCAGAGCCACTGCAACTTCATCTTCTTTTGCCATAAGCAGATGA
- a CDS encoding BrnA antitoxin family protein gives MGTRGRKKQDAEKWEKRELGAAEKYAAPSAKDESDAVDSALGLQLISIRLQGSLIEELKELAVQEGLGYQPLMRMVLTRYVKENEHKLANRNVLRKRAKFEEAIKDTDRRYGKVFKRLAEN, from the coding sequence ATGGGCACGAGAGGCCGGAAAAAACAAGATGCGGAAAAGTGGGAGAAGCGAGAGCTTGGTGCAGCGGAAAAATATGCTGCACCGTCAGCGAAAGATGAAAGTGACGCAGTTGATAGTGCTCTGGGTTTGCAACTGATTTCAATTCGTTTGCAAGGCAGTCTTATCGAAGAATTGAAGGAACTCGCAGTTCAAGAAGGATTAGGATACCAGCCGTTGATGAGGATGGTGCTTACTCGCTACGTTAAAGAAAATGAGCACAAGCTTGCGAACCGCAACGTGCTACGAAAGCGAGCAAAGTTTGAAGAGGCGATTAAAGACACTGACCGACGGTACGGCAAGGTATTTAAGCGATTGGCCGAAAACTAG